Part of the Desulfosalsimonas propionicica genome is shown below.
CGAAATCCCAGGCCTGCTCCGGCAGAAACCAGCTGTTTTTCGCGGCATACAAAACAATGGGCAGACCAACGAGCCCGCCGATTAAGGCCGGAAATTCCTCGCCGATAAAAAAGGCCGAACCCAGATAGGGAATCACAAAGGCCGCTGACGCAAACAGGGAGAACTTCCATACTGCAAGGCCTTCTTTCCAGGACCGGTTCTGGCCAAACAGGCGGGTCATGAAACAAACCACAAAAATGGGCAAGATAAAGGCCATGACCGAATGAAACACCGATGCCCACTTGCCGATAAACATGTAGAATCCGTCCATGTCAGAAAACCCGATGCCCGCCGGGCCGGCCTGGGCGATGGCGCCCTCCACCTTGTGGGACAGGTTTTTGAGACCAAACCAAATAGGCGTGCCCACAGCTCCGAAGGTAACCGGTACGGAGTTTAAAATCAGGGCCACCAGAACCGCGGCCAGTGCCGGAAAGCCCAGGCTCATCAAAAGCGGGCCGGCAATGGCCGCAGGCGTGCCGAATCCGGCCGCGCCTTCGAGAAATGCCTCAAATATAAAGGCAATAATGATGACCTGGACCCGGCGGTCCCTGGAAATGCCGTGGAAACCGTGATTAATGGTCTCCATGCCCCCGCTTTCAGACAAGGTGTATAAGATCATCAGGGCGCCGAAAACAATCAGCAAAACAGTGACGGCAGAGGCAAATCCCTGAAGTGTTGAGGCGGCCACGACCACAACGTCCATTTTCCAGACAAACACACCGGCTGCGGCAGCCACCAGCCAGGCCAGCGGCATGGCCCGGGTGGCCGGCCATCGAAAGCCAACCATGAGCACAAGTGCAACCAGAATGGGCAGAAAAGCAAATGCTGCAAGCAGTCCGATAGGCATAATCCATATCCTTTCCATTGGGGTAAAAAATCAACCAATCGATAGCAAAACGCTGTTTATCTTATCATAATAAACCCGATTCAGAAAAGATCAAAAATTTGCCCGCCCCCCGGCACCGGGCCGGCAATGTCATTGACCGAAAGCAGATTTTTTCCATGTGTGCCGGCATGGATGCAAGCTTTTGAAAAATCCTTTGACATACGATGAAAAAACATTTTATGATTCTCCCCATCATTTGCTGGAATAAATCGCTCTAAAGCTTTAACTTATCGAACTTATATAAAATAACACTTATTCCAACTACACCGATCTGTTAGGGATTCCAAAACATTGCCAACCCATCAAATCAAGGAGGAAGGCCCATGGCCCTGAACCTGGATGCCGTCGGGAAAAAAATCGGCCCTGTCACCACGCCGTATACCTGGAAAGATGCGGCCCTGTACGCCCTGGGCGTGGGGGCGGGTTTCGAGGAACTCAACTACGTCTATGAAAAGGATCTCAAAGTGATTCCCAGTTTCGGGGTTGCAGCGGTGTTTGACTTTCTGATGCATTTCGGAATCAAGGCCGAAGTCAACCTTGCCGGAATCCTGCACGGCGAACAGCAGCTGATCTTTCACAATCCCATCCCCGCCGAAGGCGAGCTGATCACCGAGGGTGAAATCACGGATATCTATGACATGGGAGGCGACAAGGGTGCGATCATCGAAGGCAAAAGCATCACACGTCACTCCAGTGGAAAGCGCCTGTTTACAAGCATTATCAAAATCTTTTCCCGGCTCGACGGCGGGTTCGGCGGAAAACCCGCCCCAAAGGTACAAACCCCCATCCCGGACCGGGCCCCTGACTTTGAGACAAAGGATCATCCGTCCCCGGATCAGCCCCTTTTATACCGGCTTTCCGGAGACGTGTTCCAGCTTCACGTGGATCCGGAATTTGCCAAAATGGCCGGGTTTGAAAAACCCATCATGCACGGCCTGTGCACGCACGGTTTTGCATGCCGGGCCCTGATTGCCAAACTGATTCCGGGCGAACCCGAACGCATGCACAGATTGGACTGCCGGTTTTCAAAGGCCCTTTATCCGGGAGATCCTATCAAGACCCGCATCTGGGAACTTGAACCCGGCCGGGCTGCCTGGGAGGTGGTCAATGAAAAAACCGGCGAT
Proteins encoded:
- a CDS encoding L-lactate permease; its protein translation is MPIGLLAAFAFLPILVALVLMVGFRWPATRAMPLAWLVAAAAGVFVWKMDVVVVAASTLQGFASAVTVLLIVFGALMILYTLSESGGMETINHGFHGISRDRRVQVIIIAFIFEAFLEGAAGFGTPAAIAGPLLMSLGFPALAAVLVALILNSVPVTFGAVGTPIWFGLKNLSHKVEGAIAQAGPAGIGFSDMDGFYMFIGKWASVFHSVMAFILPIFVVCFMTRLFGQNRSWKEGLAVWKFSLFASAAFVIPYLGSAFFIGEEFPALIGGLVGLPIVLYAAKNSWFLPEQAWDFGPQSEWEAEWTGEIATETDISFKPQMSQVRAWMPYVLIGLILVLTRVQFLPLVDWVKAWSIGASGILGQSGIDYALQPLYNPGVVPFILVAVLTVFLHGMSAGKVKKAWGQAFKRMKNPTIALLFAVALVQIFKNSSMNPMEYASMPLSMAQAVAAVTGGSWPLFASFIGALGSFITGSNTVSDLLFAEFQYDIATALELPRQIIVALQAVGGAMGNMVCIHNIVAASATVGLVGMEGVILKRNVIPLLLYGVVVGIMGMVFAYIIFPGVF